From the Martelella mediterranea DSM 17316 genome, one window contains:
- the addA gene encoding double-strand break repair helicase AddA — MTIETETAPGHDADADAWLSWTTGRQRLASDPARSVWVSANAGSGKTHVLTQRVVRLLLAGARPSAMLCLTYTKAAASEMSNRVFRRLAEWAVLPEAALADEIAEIEGARPDALKIAMARRLFAHALETPGGLKIQTIHAFCESLLHRFPLEANVAGHFSVLDDTAAATLLADARLGLLTATASREDPALSKAFQTVLDIADDSGLEKLLGEIVRNRHAIRPFLEGARDGLEDALRAAYGFDADASAETLAGEAWPLPGLSEDSFSSLIAIARADGGSRAGQFAETLAAALAEDDAAIRFTHLEEAFLTKAGAPKAERTLVFKSLRDKAPEIAEAVMAAADHVFAVRDTLARYRIFEKTLAALTLADRLDRRYEELKRRRGKLDFEDLIAHAASLLTRPDSGQWIHYKLDQGIDHILVDEAQDTAPLQWDVVRALSEDFFSGEGARPGQRTMFAVGDEKQSIYSFQGARPERFSAEGRLAERRVLAIDAGFARIGLPLSFRSTASVLSAVDLVFSVPENRKGLSAEDEATVHISNRIGHPGRVEAWDVIAPAEVIETDDWTAPFDATPDEAPAAILARRIAHRIAAMVGTETLVDHGVSRTVRAGDILVLVRKRDAFVNALTRALKSPYDIPVAGADRLRLADHIAVKDLIALGRFAVLPEDDLSLAAIFKSPLLSLSEDDLFAVAAMRKAGEHVWSALRRLAGAGDETLAVAVERLERVINAARRRTAFDFYAGILAREGGRRAFLARLGSEAGDILDEFLNAAKGHEDTGLPGLQSFLDVLETGGLEIKREQDQGRNEVRIMTTHAAKGLEAPVVFLVDGGGKPFEPRNLSGFRVMAGDVPVWHGAARDADSMVAADLARREAEAKEEYRRLLYVGMTRAADRLIVAGYRGRTEVPDTWHRMVWSALQGDHRVNETVMAGPGGEEWPALVFEEKIPPRRFDEAEAGKAAAEKPPLPEALLTPFRDAARPQPPLSPSRAGIEVEDPAPMTASPLFEKPEINLALERGRLMHRLLQILPGFETDDRAAACRRYLDRAAFSLPEEERAAIAESVMAVIGDPRLQPLFAPSARPEVSIAGTVRLAGGAYTVSGRLDRLAVTDNRVLLADFKTNRNPPGDSETPPFSHVAQMAVYREILKPLYPQSAIDCLLIYTETAAVRVLSEAELAEALARLATK; from the coding sequence ATGACGATTGAGACCGAAACCGCGCCCGGACACGACGCCGATGCCGATGCCTGGCTGTCCTGGACCACGGGACGGCAGCGGCTCGCCTCCGATCCCGCCCGCTCCGTCTGGGTATCGGCCAATGCCGGCTCGGGCAAGACCCATGTGCTGACCCAGCGCGTCGTCCGGCTGCTGCTGGCCGGCGCGCGGCCCTCGGCGATGCTGTGCCTCACCTATACCAAGGCGGCGGCGTCCGAGATGTCGAACCGGGTGTTCCGCCGGCTCGCCGAATGGGCGGTGCTGCCGGAAGCGGCCCTTGCCGACGAGATCGCCGAGATCGAGGGCGCGCGGCCGGACGCGCTGAAGATCGCGATGGCGCGGCGGCTGTTCGCCCATGCGCTGGAAACGCCGGGCGGGCTGAAGATCCAGACCATCCACGCCTTTTGCGAAAGCCTGCTGCACCGGTTTCCGCTGGAGGCCAATGTCGCCGGCCACTTCTCGGTGCTGGACGACACCGCCGCCGCCACGCTTCTGGCGGACGCCCGTCTCGGGCTGTTGACGGCAACGGCGAGCCGCGAAGACCCGGCGCTGTCGAAGGCGTTCCAGACCGTGCTCGATATCGCCGATGACAGCGGGCTTGAAAAGCTGCTCGGCGAAATCGTGCGCAACCGTCATGCGATCCGGCCGTTTCTGGAAGGTGCGCGCGATGGTCTCGAAGACGCATTGCGCGCGGCCTACGGGTTTGACGCCGATGCCTCGGCGGAGACGCTTGCCGGAGAGGCATGGCCGTTGCCGGGCCTCAGCGAGGACAGTTTCTCGTCGCTGATCGCGATCGCGCGCGCCGATGGCGGCAGCCGCGCCGGGCAATTCGCCGAGACCCTGGCTGCCGCATTGGCCGAGGATGACGCGGCAATTCGCTTCACCCATCTCGAAGAGGCGTTTCTGACCAAGGCCGGCGCGCCGAAGGCGGAGCGCACGCTGGTGTTCAAGAGCCTGCGTGACAAAGCGCCCGAGATTGCCGAGGCGGTGATGGCCGCGGCCGATCACGTCTTTGCCGTGCGCGATACGCTCGCCCGCTATCGGATCTTCGAAAAGACGCTGGCCGCGCTGACGCTCGCGGATCGGCTCGACCGGCGCTATGAGGAGTTGAAGCGCCGGCGCGGCAAGCTCGATTTCGAGGATCTGATCGCCCATGCCGCGAGCCTTCTCACGCGACCCGATTCCGGCCAGTGGATCCACTACAAGCTCGACCAGGGCATCGATCATATTCTGGTGGACGAGGCGCAGGATACCGCCCCGCTGCAATGGGATGTGGTCAGGGCGCTGAGCGAGGACTTTTTCTCAGGCGAGGGTGCGCGGCCGGGACAGCGCACCATGTTCGCCGTCGGCGACGAGAAGCAGTCGATCTATTCATTCCAGGGCGCGCGGCCCGAGCGCTTTTCCGCCGAGGGCCGCCTCGCCGAGCGGCGGGTGTTGGCGATCGATGCCGGTTTCGCGCGGATCGGCCTGCCGCTGTCATTCCGCTCGACCGCCTCGGTGCTTTCGGCGGTCGACCTCGTGTTCTCGGTGCCGGAAAACCGCAAGGGGCTTTCGGCGGAAGACGAGGCCACGGTTCATATCTCCAACCGCATCGGCCATCCGGGTCGGGTCGAGGCGTGGGATGTGATCGCGCCGGCCGAAGTGATCGAGACCGATGACTGGACCGCGCCGTTCGACGCCACGCCTGACGAGGCGCCGGCGGCGATCCTTGCCCGGCGGATCGCCCACCGCATCGCCGCCATGGTCGGAACCGAGACGCTCGTCGATCACGGCGTCAGCCGCACGGTGAGGGCTGGTGACATTCTGGTTCTGGTGAGAAAGCGCGATGCCTTCGTCAATGCGCTGACCCGCGCGCTGAAATCGCCCTACGACATTCCCGTCGCCGGCGCCGACCGGTTGCGGCTTGCCGATCATATCGCGGTCAAGGACCTGATCGCGCTTGGCCGTTTTGCCGTGCTGCCGGAGGACGATCTTTCGCTGGCCGCGATCTTCAAGAGCCCGCTGCTGTCGCTCTCGGAAGACGATCTCTTTGCTGTGGCCGCGATGCGCAAAGCGGGCGAGCATGTCTGGTCGGCGCTGCGCCGGCTTGCCGGTGCCGGCGATGAGACGCTTGCCGTCGCGGTCGAGAGGCTGGAGCGGGTCATCAACGCCGCGCGCCGGCGCACCGCGTTCGATTTCTACGCCGGAATTCTGGCGCGCGAGGGCGGGAGGCGGGCGTTTCTGGCGCGGCTTGGCAGCGAGGCGGGCGATATTCTCGATGAATTTCTCAATGCCGCCAAGGGCCACGAGGATACCGGCCTGCCGGGCTTGCAGAGCTTTCTCGACGTGCTGGAGACCGGCGGGCTGGAGATCAAGCGCGAGCAGGACCAGGGCCGCAATGAAGTGCGGATCATGACCACCCATGCCGCCAAGGGGCTGGAAGCGCCGGTGGTGTTTCTGGTCGATGGCGGCGGCAAGCCGTTCGAGCCGCGCAACCTTTCGGGCTTCCGGGTGATGGCGGGCGATGTGCCGGTCTGGCATGGAGCCGCGCGCGATGCCGACAGTATGGTCGCCGCCGATCTCGCCCGGCGCGAGGCCGAGGCGAAGGAGGAATATCGCCGGCTGCTTTACGTGGGCATGACCCGCGCCGCCGACCGGCTGATCGTGGCGGGCTATCGCGGCCGCACCGAGGTGCCGGATACCTGGCATCGCATGGTCTGGTCGGCGCTGCAAGGCGATCACCGCGTCAACGAGACGGTGATGGCCGGGCCGGGCGGCGAGGAATGGCCGGCACTGGTCTTCGAGGAGAAAATCCCGCCGCGCCGGTTTGACGAGGCCGAGGCCGGAAAGGCCGCCGCCGAAAAGCCGCCGCTGCCGGAGGCGCTGCTGACGCCGTTTCGCGATGCCGCCCGCCCGCAGCCGCCGCTCAGCCCGTCGCGCGCCGGCATCGAGGTCGAGGACCCCGCGCCGATGACGGCCTCGCCCCTGTTCGAAAAGCCGGAGATCAATCTGGCGCTGGAGCGCGGCCGGCTGATGCATCGGCTGTTGCAGATATTGCCGGGATTTGAAACCGATGACCGGGCCGCCGCCTGCCGACGCTATCTCGACCGCGCGGCCTTCTCGTTGCCGGAGGAAGAACGCGCCGCGATTGCGGAAAGCGTGATGGCGGTGATCGGCGATCCCCGGCTGCAGCCGCTGTTTGCGCCGTCCGCCCGCCCCGAGGTCTCGATTGCCGGCACCGTGCGGCTCGCCGGCGGGGCCTATACCGTTTCCGGCCGGCTCGACCGGCTGGCGGTGACGGATAACCGGGTGCTGCTCGCCGATTTCAAGACCAACCGCAATCCGCCGGGTGACAGCGAGACGCCGCCCTTCAGCCATGTGGCGCAGATGGCGGTCTATCGCGAAATCCTGAAGCCGCTCTATCCGCAAAGCGCGATCGATTGCCTGCTGATCTATACAGAGACGGCGGCGGTGCGGGTGCTGAGCGAGGCCGAACTCGCCGAAGCCCTTGCGCGACTTGCGACAAAGTGA